A genomic window from Deinococcus detaillensis includes:
- the rhaS gene encoding rhamnose ABC transporter substrate-binding protein, which produces MKKRTVLLSALTLTAGLASAVLVQNTYKKGLKIAMLPKIINIPYFTTTDNGGLEAIKELGGIGKAVGPSDGGASSQVSYINTLIAQRQDAIVLAANDANALVPSLKRAMAQGIKVVTFDSDVAVEGRQIFINQAKSDGIAKGQVELLAKLMGNKGEFAILSATPNATNQNAWIKIMQDELKKPAYKDMKLVKIAYGNDDDQKSFTEMQGLLQAYPNLKGVISPTTVGVAAAARYLSTSPKKGQVMLTGLGTPNQMRSFIKDGTVTAFQLWNPGDLGYLAAYAAAALASNQVTGKEGDTFTAGKLGKYTVGKNGEVVLGPPTTFDKANIDKFNF; this is translated from the coding sequence ATGAAAAAGCGCACCGTACTCCTGTCCGCCCTGACCCTGACCGCTGGCCTCGCTTCGGCGGTCCTGGTCCAGAACACCTATAAAAAGGGCCTCAAGATCGCCATGCTGCCCAAGATCATCAACATTCCCTACTTCACCACCACCGACAACGGCGGCCTAGAGGCCATCAAGGAACTTGGCGGTATCGGCAAGGCCGTGGGGCCGTCGGACGGCGGAGCCAGCTCACAGGTCAGCTACATCAACACCCTGATCGCCCAGCGTCAGGACGCCATCGTGCTGGCCGCCAACGACGCCAACGCTTTGGTGCCTTCGCTCAAGCGGGCGATGGCTCAGGGCATTAAAGTGGTTACCTTTGATTCGGACGTAGCCGTCGAAGGCCGCCAGATCTTCATCAACCAGGCCAAGAGCGACGGCATTGCCAAGGGGCAGGTAGAGCTGCTGGCCAAGCTGATGGGCAACAAGGGTGAATTCGCCATCCTGAGCGCCACCCCCAACGCCACCAACCAGAACGCCTGGATCAAGATCATGCAAGACGAGCTGAAAAAGCCTGCTTACAAGGACATGAAGCTGGTCAAAATCGCTTACGGCAACGACGACGACCAGAAGTCATTCACCGAGATGCAGGGCCTACTCCAAGCCTACCCCAACCTCAAGGGTGTGATTTCTCCCACCACAGTCGGCGTGGCGGCGGCGGCGCGGTATCTCTCGACCAGTCCCAAGAAGGGTCAGGTGATGCTGACCGGCCTCGGCACCCCCAACCAGATGCGCTCGTTCATTAAAGACGGCACCGTCACCGCCTTCCAGCTCTGGAATCCCGGCGACCTCGGCTACCTGGCCGCCTACGCCGCCGCCGCGCTGGCCAGCAATCAGGTGACTGGCAAGGAGGGCGACACCTTCACGGCAGGCAAGCTCGGCAAGTACACCGTCGGCAAGAACGGCGAAGTGGTGCTGGGGCCTCCCACCACCTTCGACAAGGCCAACATCGACAAGTTCAATTTCTGA
- a CDS encoding type II secretion system protein GspD, translating into MKNRSLILLLTLALSAASAQSAQTGNAVSADTRLSKANVTFKIVRDGTGLMALLTAVAKSAGYELILDPALDSLIIPGVGSGSGVPSDAATPQAAQPGVSATQLTYDFASKPFNQVWPFLMDVYGLNYDVVKLGSSEVLRVGKNPIQRIVVLPKTLDASLVGERVKLAFGTRQTSAPVTATPGSPAPQTAGGDIVLDSPTLKIVGEPVSNSLIIRGNNQEVSQVEALVKEIIASQPPELAKVVVPVSPVIQSIYNVKGAQDDAVALIKDQYPGLAVTAVGKTGQLILSGQKTQIDAALTLLTQVDRAPSVQQNPDVRQQVYGVKGSQKDIAALLTAQFPALKITPVGTTGQLVLNGTQDQLSAASTLLGQVDKAIAVSNGPEIQQKVFQLVNASAESVKAVLEGSLARDLTTQTSGSQLQNNAAVSAAALSGLTPTQARQAQAAQATAPAPTTAANPASPEPDTAAVAPATPDATIIADKRTNTLIVRGTAQQVAQIAELIPSLDQRVPQVNVQVRIQEITDTAMRALGVNWKAGFGGFSLGIAPGSDGNSALTAAFDPTRALVGGFNILPTLTAMESQGQTKRVYDGSVSMQSGQRNLTNTSVTQNAAAGAAALVRSGGTLEINRVGTGGSESIQKTYPYGVTLGFYDPQVAPDGTITVRVRGEVSAQPTLSSNAAGDFLLTSSEAQSTISFKNGETVLLSGLLGTNETSNKSGVPFLSSIPVVGGAFGNQSSKKDQVQLMVVITGTVIK; encoded by the coding sequence ATGAAGAACCGTAGCCTGATTTTGCTCTTAACTCTCGCGCTGAGCGCCGCCAGCGCCCAAAGCGCCCAAACCGGGAACGCCGTGAGCGCCGATACCCGCTTGTCGAAGGCCAACGTGACCTTCAAAATCGTGCGCGACGGCACCGGCTTGATGGCGCTCCTGACGGCTGTGGCCAAGTCGGCAGGCTACGAACTGATTCTCGACCCGGCGCTCGACAGCCTCATTATCCCCGGCGTCGGCAGCGGCTCAGGCGTGCCCAGCGACGCAGCCACGCCTCAGGCCGCTCAACCCGGCGTTTCTGCGACACAGCTCACTTACGATTTTGCCAGCAAACCTTTTAATCAGGTCTGGCCCTTTTTGATGGACGTGTACGGCCTGAACTATGACGTGGTCAAACTCGGCAGCAGCGAAGTGCTGCGCGTCGGCAAAAACCCGATTCAGCGGATCGTCGTGTTGCCTAAAACGCTGGACGCCAGCTTGGTGGGAGAGCGCGTCAAGTTGGCCTTCGGAACGCGCCAAACTTCAGCGCCGGTCACCGCCACGCCGGGCAGCCCCGCTCCCCAGACGGCAGGCGGCGACATCGTTCTCGACTCGCCCACACTCAAAATCGTCGGCGAACCGGTTTCCAACAGCTTGATTATTCGCGGCAACAACCAAGAAGTCTCGCAGGTCGAAGCGCTGGTCAAAGAAATTATCGCTTCCCAGCCGCCGGAACTCGCCAAAGTGGTGGTACCGGTCAGTCCGGTAATTCAGTCCATCTACAACGTCAAAGGTGCTCAGGACGACGCGGTGGCCCTTATCAAAGATCAGTACCCCGGCCTGGCCGTCACGGCAGTCGGCAAAACGGGCCAACTGATTCTGAGCGGTCAGAAGACCCAGATCGACGCGGCCCTGACGCTGCTGACACAAGTGGACCGCGCGCCTTCGGTGCAGCAAAACCCGGATGTGCGCCAGCAGGTGTACGGCGTGAAGGGCAGCCAAAAAGACATCGCCGCGCTGCTGACCGCGCAGTTTCCGGCGCTCAAGATCACCCCCGTCGGCACCACCGGCCAGTTGGTGCTCAACGGCACCCAGGATCAGCTCAGCGCCGCCAGCACCCTGCTGGGCCAGGTCGACAAGGCCATTGCCGTGTCGAACGGCCCCGAGATTCAGCAAAAAGTCTTTCAGCTCGTGAACGCCAGCGCGGAGAGCGTCAAAGCAGTGCTTGAAGGCTCATTGGCCCGCGACCTGACCACACAGACCAGCGGTAGCCAGCTCCAGAACAACGCCGCCGTATCGGCAGCCGCGCTCTCCGGACTGACCCCAACCCAGGCCCGGCAAGCTCAGGCTGCTCAGGCTACTGCTCCAGCACCAACCACCGCCGCCAATCCAGCCAGTCCTGAACCGGACACCGCTGCCGTTGCTCCAGCTACTCCCGATGCCACTATCATCGCCGATAAGCGCACCAATACCTTGATTGTGCGCGGCACCGCACAACAGGTCGCCCAGATCGCCGAGCTGATTCCCAGCCTCGACCAGCGCGTTCCGCAGGTCAACGTGCAAGTCCGTATCCAGGAAATCACCGATACGGCCATGCGGGCGCTGGGTGTCAACTGGAAAGCGGGCTTCGGCGGCTTCTCGCTGGGCATTGCACCCGGTAGCGATGGTAATTCGGCGCTCACAGCGGCCTTTGATCCAACTCGCGCCTTGGTTGGTGGCTTTAATATCTTGCCAACCTTGACAGCTATGGAATCGCAAGGCCAGACGAAACGTGTTTACGATGGCTCAGTAAGTATGCAGAGCGGACAGCGCAATTTAACTAACACCAGCGTGACACAAAATGCAGCAGCGGGAGCAGCAGCTCTCGTAAGGTCTGGTGGTACATTAGAGATTAACCGTGTTGGCACGGGGGGTAGTGAGTCAATTCAGAAAACTTATCCTTACGGTGTTACCTTGGGCTTCTATGATCCTCAAGTTGCGCCTGATGGCACCATTACAGTAAGAGTGCGTGGTGAAGTGAGTGCTCAGCCAACACTAAGCTCGAACGCAGCGGGAGATTTTCTCCTGACCAGCAGTGAGGCCCAGTCTACAATCTCATTTAAGAACGGTGAAACTGTGTTGCTCAGCGGTTTGCTTGGCACAAACGAAACGTCTAACAAAAGCGGTGTGCCCTTCTTGTCCAGCATTCCAGTGGTAGGCGGCGCATTTGGCAATCAAAGCAGCAAAAAAGACCAAGTGCAGCTGATGGTGGTCATCACTGGTACTGTAATCAAATAA
- the aroC gene encoding chorismate synthase — MRFLTAGESHGPQLTAIIEGLPSQLPLLKADIDPMLRKRQGGYGRGRRMVIETDEAQIMSGVRAGRTTGAPVTLVIENKDHRNWTEIMSPEEGGEPRKKALTEARPGHADLTGGIKYRHKDLRDVLERASARETTARVAVGAVALKLLSELGIDGVSYVTHLGGVDALGTFGWDRLDEIEASDLRVLDKDAEQRMRDGIDQAKKDGDTLGGIVEIRFRGLPPGLGSYVHWDRKLDGRIAAAVMGTQAIKGVEIGTGFENARVPGSKVHDAVYVGEGGHGYRRETNGAGGLEAGMTNGEDLIVRAAMKPIATLMKSLPTVDVVSHQPADAAKERSDTSAVPAAGIVLHAVIGWVLADAVMERFGGDSLPELLERVQAARSYAQHY; from the coding sequence ATGAGGTTTTTGACCGCTGGAGAATCGCACGGGCCGCAACTGACGGCCATCATCGAGGGTCTGCCCTCCCAATTGCCGCTGCTGAAGGCCGATATCGATCCGATGCTGCGCAAGCGCCAGGGTGGCTACGGACGCGGGCGGCGGATGGTCATCGAAACCGACGAGGCCCAGATCATGAGCGGCGTGCGGGCCGGACGCACCACCGGAGCGCCCGTGACGCTGGTGATCGAGAACAAAGACCACCGCAACTGGACGGAGATCATGTCGCCCGAAGAAGGCGGCGAGCCGCGCAAGAAAGCGCTGACCGAGGCCCGCCCCGGCCACGCCGACCTCACCGGCGGCATCAAATACCGCCACAAGGATTTGCGCGACGTGCTGGAACGCGCTTCAGCCCGCGAAACTACGGCGCGGGTGGCGGTGGGCGCGGTGGCCCTCAAGCTGCTGAGCGAACTGGGCATCGACGGAGTGAGCTACGTGACCCACCTCGGCGGCGTGGACGCCCTCGGCACGTTTGGCTGGGACAGGTTGGATGAAATTGAAGCGTCTGATCTGCGAGTGCTGGACAAGGACGCCGAACAACGCATGCGTGACGGCATCGATCAGGCCAAGAAAGACGGCGACACCCTCGGCGGCATCGTGGAAATTCGCTTTCGGGGCTTGCCACCGGGCCTCGGCAGCTATGTCCACTGGGACCGAAAACTCGACGGGCGGATTGCCGCCGCCGTGATGGGCACGCAGGCCATCAAGGGTGTGGAAATAGGCACCGGCTTTGAAAATGCCCGTGTGCCCGGCTCCAAAGTGCATGACGCGGTGTATGTGGGCGAGGGCGGTCACGGCTACCGCCGCGAAACCAACGGCGCGGGCGGCTTGGAAGCGGGCATGACCAACGGCGAAGATCTGATCGTGCGGGCGGCCATGAAGCCGATTGCCACGCTGATGAAATCCTTGCCCACCGTAGACGTGGTAAGTCATCAACCCGCCGACGCCGCCAAAGAGCGCAGCGACACCTCCGCCGTGCCTGCCGCCGGAATTGTGCTGCACGCGGTGATCGGCTGGGTGCTGGCCGACGCGGTGATGGAGCGGTTCGGCGGCGATAGTCTCCCCGAACTTCTGGAGCGGGTCCAAGCGGCGCGAAGCTACGCGCAACACTACTAG
- a CDS encoding SDR family oxidoreductase, whose protein sequence is MTNPQTHSQAQTQKSAFITGGSKGIGYSTAEALLKEGYAVTVTSRDQGEIEAAAQQLNSQQLGESARGVVCDVRDLSSLEGAMKAHAEAFGGLDVLFVNAGVGKFAPIQDMSAEDWQAVIDTNLTGAFFTVKAAIPYLKESHGYVITLSSLAGKNPFAAGGAYNASKFGLNGLSEVMMLDLRPLNIKVTQIMPGSVATHFGGHTPSESDAWKIQPEDIAQIVVDLVKMPARTLPSRVEVRPAQPPRK, encoded by the coding sequence ATGACTAATCCCCAGACCCATTCGCAGGCCCAGACCCAGAAAAGCGCGTTTATTACCGGCGGCAGCAAAGGCATCGGCTACTCTACCGCCGAGGCGCTGCTCAAAGAAGGCTACGCCGTGACCGTCACCAGCCGCGACCAGGGTGAGATCGAAGCGGCGGCCCAGCAACTCAATTCACAGCAACTTGGAGAGTCTGCGCGGGGCGTGGTCTGCGACGTGCGCGACCTCAGCAGCTTGGAAGGCGCGATGAAAGCCCATGCCGAAGCGTTCGGCGGCTTGGACGTGCTGTTCGTCAACGCGGGCGTCGGCAAGTTCGCCCCCATCCAGGATATGAGCGCCGAGGACTGGCAGGCCGTGATCGACACCAACCTCACCGGAGCTTTTTTCACTGTCAAGGCGGCCATTCCCTACCTCAAGGAAAGCCACGGCTACGTGATCACACTGTCCAGCTTGGCCGGCAAAAATCCCTTCGCGGCCGGCGGAGCCTACAACGCTTCCAAATTCGGCCTCAACGGACTCTCAGAAGTGATGATGCTCGACCTACGCCCCCTAAACATTAAGGTTACCCAGATCATGCCGGGGTCGGTGGCCACCCACTTTGGCGGACACACTCCTTCAGAAAGTGACGCCTGGAAGATTCAGCCCGAAGACATCGCTCAGATCGTGGTGGATTTGGTGAAAATGCCCGCACGCACGCTGCCCAGCCGCGTCGAAGTGCGGCCCGCGCAGCCGCCCCGCAAGTAA
- the pilM gene encoding type IV pilus assembly protein PilM yields the protein MSSFLQRLINSKPVAIGVEIGTSSIKVVVLKPGSPPVLQHAVMVPTPIGSMRDGLVIEPQAVASELKRLLAQHRITTKYAVTAVPNQQAVTRNIMVQRMDPKELKEAIKWEAERYIPYPIDDVSLDFDVLDDIPGANDDGQMEVVIAAAPTEAIARQVEVLRLAGLEPTVIDLKSFATLRALRGNLLGEHLTKSTLTGTNYTEGNEVALVMEIGASSSVISLVRGDRMLMARNINVAADDFTTALQKAFDLDFSSAEEIKIGYATATTPTEDEEDLLNFDMAREQYSPARVFEVVRPVLGELITEVRRSMEFYRVQSGDIVIDRTFLAGGGAKLRGLAPAISDALGFRVEVASPWLTVQTDQASVDTGYLQTNAPEFTVPLGLALRGVNSRG from the coding sequence ATGTCGAGTTTTCTACAACGGCTCATCAATTCAAAACCAGTGGCCATCGGGGTCGAGATCGGCACCAGTTCGATCAAAGTGGTGGTGCTCAAGCCCGGTTCGCCGCCCGTACTCCAGCACGCCGTCATGGTTCCGACTCCGATTGGCAGCATGCGAGACGGCCTCGTGATCGAGCCGCAGGCGGTGGCCAGCGAACTCAAACGCTTACTCGCCCAGCACCGCATCACCACCAAATACGCTGTCACTGCCGTGCCCAACCAGCAGGCTGTGACCCGCAACATCATGGTGCAGAGAATGGATCCGAAGGAGCTCAAGGAAGCCATTAAATGGGAAGCCGAGCGCTATATCCCTTACCCGATCGACGACGTGAGCCTCGACTTTGACGTGCTCGACGACATTCCCGGCGCGAACGACGACGGACAAATGGAAGTGGTGATCGCCGCCGCGCCCACCGAGGCGATTGCCCGCCAAGTCGAAGTGCTGCGTCTGGCAGGCCTAGAGCCTACCGTCATCGACCTCAAGTCATTTGCCACCTTGCGTGCCCTGCGCGGCAATTTGCTGGGCGAACACCTCACCAAAAGCACCCTGACCGGCACCAATTACACCGAGGGCAACGAGGTGGCCCTCGTGATGGAAATCGGCGCGAGCAGCAGCGTGATCAGTTTGGTGCGCGGCGATAGGATGCTGATGGCCCGCAACATCAACGTGGCCGCCGACGATTTCACCACCGCCCTCCAGAAAGCCTTCGACCTCGATTTTTCCTCCGCCGAGGAAATCAAGATCGGTTACGCCACCGCCACCACTCCCACCGAGGACGAAGAAGACTTGCTCAACTTCGACATGGCCAGGGAGCAGTACAGCCCCGCCCGCGTCTTTGAAGTGGTGCGGCCCGTGCTGGGCGAGCTGATTACCGAAGTGCGGCGCTCGATGGAGTTTTACCGGGTGCAGTCCGGCGACATCGTCATCGACCGCACCTTCCTGGCAGGCGGCGGAGCCAAGCTGCGCGGGCTGGCTCCGGCCATCAGCGACGCGCTGGGCTTTAGGGTCGAGGTGGCCAGTCCTTGGCTGACGGTGCAGACCGATCAGGCCAGCGTAGACACCGGCTACCTCCAGACCAACGCGCCGGAATTTACCGTGCCGCTGGGCTTGGCTCTCAGGGGGGTGAATTCGCGTGGTTGA
- a CDS encoding shikimate kinase, giving the protein MKAQLNHTLFADGERTGGFEAGTSSRLQSMNLPSLIDRPANWIALAGFMGTGKSRIGWELSRELSLHFVDTDKLISRVVGKTIPEVFAERGEGFFRACESEVVRRVTRLDYAVVSLGGGTFVHESNRRELLRRGPVVVLTATPETVYARTKNSDRPLLHVPDPLTRITELMREREGAYQHGTIHVHSDGRPSEEIVAEIVERLWDWQDTQADAQHEADAERTALDWQEVERACD; this is encoded by the coding sequence TTGAAAGCCCAGCTCAACCACACTCTCTTTGCAGACGGTGAGCGAACTGGGGGTTTTGAAGCGGGCACATCGTCTAGACTGCAAAGCATGAATTTGCCCAGCCTGATTGACCGCCCCGCGAACTGGATCGCGTTGGCGGGCTTTATGGGGACGGGCAAGAGCCGAATCGGTTGGGAGCTTTCCCGCGAACTCTCGCTGCATTTTGTAGACACCGACAAACTGATTTCGCGGGTGGTCGGCAAAACCATTCCCGAGGTGTTCGCCGAGCGCGGCGAGGGCTTTTTTCGTGCCTGCGAATCGGAAGTGGTGCGCCGCGTGACCCGCTTAGATTACGCGGTGGTCAGCCTCGGCGGCGGCACTTTTGTCCACGAGAGCAACCGCCGCGAACTGCTGCGGCGCGGCCCCGTGGTGGTGCTGACTGCGACGCCCGAAACGGTTTACGCCCGCACCAAGAATTCGGATCGCCCGCTGCTCCACGTCCCCGATCCCCTGACACGCATCACCGAACTGATGCGTGAGCGCGAAGGCGCGTACCAGCACGGCACCATTCACGTTCACAGCGACGGACGGCCCTCGGAGGAGATCGTGGCCGAAATTGTGGAGCGGCTGTGGGACTGGCAAGACACCCAAGCCGACGCCCAGCACGAAGCCGACGCCGAACGAACGGCGCTGGACTGGCAGGAGGTGGAGCGTGCCTGCGACTGA
- the pilO gene encoding type IV pilus inner membrane component PilO: protein MNAAMPKLKPRDLFFIVVGLCLIALVMWYFLRFQARQQEIQAVQTSLDDADTRLATLQGQQAQLPQLRTDVRALEQEQAVFVRALPSTVKMGQVIRDVQDSASAAGGKIDGITVASSAEADLPAGVQAVNLNLNVQGRFAPTFRTLRSVETMGRFSKITSVNMTLPAPNDTDPNLNSVINMTVYTFDPSSTQATPAGAPGAAPTTPNAPATPSAPSAPAGGNS, encoded by the coding sequence ATGAATGCGGCCATGCCCAAACTCAAACCCCGCGACCTGTTTTTTATCGTGGTTGGCCTGTGCCTGATCGCTTTGGTGATGTGGTACTTCCTGCGCTTTCAAGCCCGGCAACAAGAAATTCAGGCGGTACAAACCAGCCTAGATGACGCCGACACCCGGCTCGCCACCTTGCAAGGTCAGCAGGCTCAGCTCCCTCAACTCCGCACCGATGTCAGGGCACTGGAGCAAGAACAAGCCGTGTTCGTTCGCGCCCTACCCAGCACCGTCAAAATGGGACAAGTCATCCGCGACGTGCAGGACAGTGCCAGCGCAGCGGGAGGGAAAATCGACGGCATCACGGTGGCCAGCAGCGCCGAAGCCGATCTGCCCGCTGGCGTGCAGGCGGTCAACCTCAATCTCAACGTGCAGGGCCGCTTCGCACCGACGTTCCGTACCCTGCGCTCGGTGGAGACGATGGGCCGCTTTTCCAAGATCACCAGCGTCAATATGACGTTGCCCGCGCCCAATGACACCGATCCCAACCTCAACAGCGTCATCAACATGACCGTCTACACCTTCGATCCGAGCAGCACGCAGGCCACGCCCGCAGGTGCACCCGGCGCGGCCCCAACGACGCCAAATGCACCCGCCACACCGTCCGCGCCCAGCGCTCCTGCGGGAGGCAATTCGTGA
- a CDS encoding fimbrial assembly protein produces MVEINLLPAQYRKRTEPNVWLYAGVAAVAVTLLAVAIPEIVVATQVGNLQKRLDDENGQISGIEEKDAPEFRRLTADKARLTAISQTATSLSSGKTYWSTDLAQFVAQLPQNGGVALSSLNMHQAASNTLYNGKPASKEYDLSGTALSTSTLVGFLNAYDQDKYGVNFKSTQRNTATNNFDFTASIGQLAGTPVSAAATTTPTTPANGTPANVTPTTPAPAAPAAPTSGATQ; encoded by the coding sequence GTGGTTGAGATCAACCTCCTCCCGGCGCAGTACCGCAAGCGCACCGAGCCAAACGTTTGGCTGTATGCGGGCGTCGCGGCGGTGGCCGTCACTTTGCTGGCGGTGGCCATTCCCGAAATCGTGGTGGCCACTCAGGTCGGCAATCTGCAAAAACGGCTCGATGATGAAAACGGCCAAATCAGCGGTATAGAGGAAAAGGACGCTCCCGAGTTTCGCCGCCTGACCGCCGACAAAGCCCGCCTGACCGCCATCAGCCAAACTGCCACGAGCCTCAGCAGCGGCAAAACCTACTGGTCAACCGACCTCGCTCAGTTCGTGGCGCAGTTGCCGCAAAACGGAGGCGTGGCGCTGAGCAGCCTTAACATGCACCAAGCCGCCAGCAATACGCTTTATAACGGCAAACCCGCCAGCAAGGAATACGACCTGAGCGGCACGGCGCTGAGTACCAGCACATTGGTCGGCTTTTTAAACGCTTACGACCAAGACAAGTACGGCGTGAACTTCAAAAGCACCCAGCGCAACACCGCAACCAACAATTTTGACTTTACCGCCAGCATCGGCCAATTGGCAGGCACGCCGGTCAGCGCGGCGGCCACGACCACGCCCACCACACCTGCTAACGGCACCCCGGCAAACGTGACGCCCACGACCCCCGCCCCTGCGGCCCCCGCCGCACCGACCAGTGGAGCCACCCAATGA